Proteins from a single region of Punica granatum isolate Tunisia-2019 chromosome 8, ASM765513v2, whole genome shotgun sequence:
- the LOC116188828 gene encoding probable aspartic proteinase GIP2, whose protein sequence is MRRTCHRSVDSAEYRNYDLQFSIDSSNTEKIAPFISCLLFVFLLSSPAHQSFWSKALALPVAKDGWTSQYLTCIHQRPPPVPLSLVVDLGGWHSWVACDIPEYISSTFRPSRCGSAQGARGTQGYCRHSCLGSPAVPGCNNNTCILIGENTVRRIDFPGGLGSDGLSLPSTDGSNPGNIVRVPQFLFVCGSDISLFRLASGATGMAPLGRTKIALPLMLSSAFSFSRKFAICLPSSNTSTGVIFFGDGPYNLLPNVDASQSLTYTPLLSNPVHTYTAAFGGEPSYEYFIGVKSITVGNKLLSLNSNLLTIKSNGHGGTELSTVNRYTVLETSIFAAFTKAFISEAAARNITRVGAVRPFEVCFSSKNIPGTRVGPAVPYIYLTLQNKDTIWTITGSNSMVQINNDFLCLGAVDGGSYVQTAVLIEGYQLENNLIQFDLARSRVGFSNTLLGRQTTCGNFNFTSTA, encoded by the exons ATGCGAAGAACCTGTCACAGATCCGTTGATTCCgcagaataccggaactacgaccttcaattttctattgattcttcgaatacCGAGAAAATCG CTCCCTTCATCTCTTGCCTTTTGTTCGTCTTCCTCTTGTCGTCTCCCGCCCATCAATCTTTCTGGTCCAAAGCCCTTGCCCTCCCTGTCGCAAAGGACGGTTGGACCTCCCAGTACCTTACCTGTATCCACCAGAGGCCTCCACCAGTGCCGCTGAGCCTCGTGGTCGACCTCGGGGGCTGGCACTCGTGGGTCGCGTGCGACATACCAGAATACATCTCCTCAACCTTCCGCCCATCTCGGTGCGGATCAGCTCAGGGCGCGCGCGGAACACAAGGTTACTGCCGCCACAGTTGCCTAGGATCCCCTGCAGTACCAGGGTGCAACAACAACACCTGTATACTCATCGGGGAGAACACTGTGAGAAGGATCGACTTTCCTGGTGGACTTGGCTCGGATGGTCTGTCGTTGCCCTCGACCGATGGTTCAAACCCAGGAAATATAGTGCGTGTGCCCCAGTTCCTGTTTGTCTGTGGCTCTGATATCAGCCTCTTTAGGCTCGCTAGCGGGGCTACTGGCATGGCACCGCTCGGCAGGACGAAGATCGCATTGCCGTTGATGCTCTCCTCTGCCTTCAGCTTTTCTAGGAAGTTCGCTATCTGCCTCCCATCCTCAAACACCTCAACTGGGGTCATCTTCTTCGGGGATGGACCATACAATCTCCTCCCTAACGTCGATGCCTCCCAATCATTGACTTACACGCCGCTCTTGAGCAACCCAGTCCATACATATACTGCTGCCTTCGGGGGTGAGCCGTCCTACGAGTACTTCATCGGTGTCAAGTCCATCACTGTGGGAAACAAGCTCCTGTCGTTGAACTCAAACCTATTGACCATAAAAAGCAATGGTCACGGGGGCACCGAGCTGAGCACAGTCAATAGATACACAGTCCTCGAAACTTCCATCTTTGCAGCATTCACAAAGGCATTCATCTCCGAAGCGGCTGCAAGGAACATCACTAGGGTCGGAGCAGTCAGGCCCTTTGAGGTGTGCTTCAGCTCAAAGAACATCCCAGGCACGCGTGTTGGACCAGCGGTGCCGTACATCTACCTAACACTGCAAAACAAGGACACTATATGGACTATCACGGGCTCGAACTCGATGGTTCAGATCAATAATGACTTCCTTTGTCTCGGTGCTGTTGATGGAGGGTCTTACGTCCAAACCGCTGTACTGATCGAAGGGTACCAGTTGGAGAACAATCTAATACAGTTTGATCTGGCGAGGTCTAGGGTTGGGTTCAGTAACACTCTCTTGGGCAGACAAACTACTTGTGGTAACTTCAATTTCACTTCTACTGCCTGA
- the LOC116187191 gene encoding germin-like protein subfamily 1 member 13, with the protein MKLFVVLLVCAFAISSSFASDPSPLQDICVAIKEPKDAVFVNGKFCKNPNLTVADDFFFQGLNVPRNTDNKVGSFITGVDVNLISGLNTLGVSVARVDFAPYGVNPPHLHPHSSEILMCMEGELYVGFVLSNVLGNRFITKVLKPGDLFVFPLGMIHFQLNIGKTPAVAFASFGSQNPGFITVGNAVFGANPPIDPEVLIKAFQLDKKTVDYLQSQLWYNNHN; encoded by the exons ATGAAGCTCTTTGTAGTCCTTCTCGTGTGTGCTTTCGCGATCTCTAGCAGCTTTGCATCTGATCCTAGTCCACTTCAGGACATTTGTGTGGCTATAAAAGAGCCCAAAGATGCTG TGTTTGTGAATGGAAAATTCTGCAAGAATCCGAATCTTACAGTCGCAGATGATTTCTTCTTCCAAGGGCTCAACGTTCCCCGAAATACTGATAATAAGGTCGGGTCCTTTATCACTGGTGTCGATGTTAACTTGATTTCGGGTCTCAACACTTTAGGGGTTTCTGTGGCCCGCGTCGACTTTGCCCCTTATGGCGTGAACCCACCCCACCTCCACCCTCATTCCTCTGAGATCCTCATGTGCATGGAGGGTGAGCTCTATGTTGGGTTCGTCTTATCGAACGTGCTCGGAAACAGGTTCATCACCAAAGTTCTGAAGCCTGGGGACTTGTTTGTCTTCCCATTAGGGATGATTCACTTCCAGCTCAACATAGGGAAGACCCCGGCAGTCGCATTCGCAAGCTTTGGCAGCCAAAATCCAGGTTTTATAACAGTTGGTAATGCGGTGTTTGGAGCCAACCCACCAATTGACCCTGAGGTCTTGATCAAGGCATTCCAGTTGGACAAGAAAACTGTAGATTATCTCCAATCCCAGTTATGGTACAACAACCACAATTAA